From Pseudonocardia autotrophica, one genomic window encodes:
- a CDS encoding PIG-L deacetylase family protein, whose amino-acid sequence MLNLLPERLDRILLLGAHCDDIAIGAGGTLLELCRAYPGVHVTALVLTGAGSLREEEERSALAAFTPGAELEVVVMDLPDGRVPLHWERAKMALEELRTRGEPDLILGPSPHDAHQDHRTLAQMIPTAYRDHLTLGYEILKWEGDLAQPTVYLPLAEPVLTEKVAKLSEHYGSQQDRPWFDDETFRGLARVRGVQCHARYAEAFHVQKLTLSVAPIAGSEPSPGFGAA is encoded by the coding sequence GTGCTGAACCTGCTGCCCGAGCGGCTGGACCGCATCCTGCTGCTGGGAGCGCACTGCGACGACATCGCGATCGGTGCGGGCGGCACGCTCCTCGAGCTGTGCCGCGCCTACCCCGGCGTGCACGTCACCGCGCTGGTCCTGACCGGGGCCGGTTCGCTGCGTGAGGAGGAGGAGCGCTCCGCGCTCGCCGCCTTCACCCCGGGAGCCGAGCTGGAGGTCGTCGTCATGGACCTGCCGGACGGCCGGGTGCCGCTGCACTGGGAGCGGGCCAAGATGGCGCTCGAGGAGCTGCGCACCCGCGGCGAGCCGGATCTGATCCTCGGGCCGTCCCCGCACGACGCCCACCAGGACCACCGGACGCTCGCCCAGATGATCCCGACCGCCTACCGGGACCATCTGACGCTGGGCTACGAGATCCTGAAGTGGGAGGGCGATCTCGCCCAGCCCACCGTCTACCTCCCGCTGGCCGAGCCGGTGCTGACCGAGAAGGTCGCGAAACTGAGCGAGCACTACGGTTCCCAGCAGGACCGTCCCTGGTTCGACGACGAGACCTTCCGCGGGCTCGCCCGGGTGCGCGGCGTGCAGTGCCACGCCCGCTACGCCGAGGCGTTCCACGTGCAGAAGCTCACCCTGTCCGTCGCACCGATCGCCGGATCCGAGCCGTCGCCCGGCTTCGGCGCCGCCTGA
- a CDS encoding NAD-dependent epimerase/dehydratase family protein has translation MRVLLTGHQGYLGTVMAPLLAAAGHEVTGLDSGLFASCILGSLDTPDVDGFATDLRDVTADQLQGFDAVVHMAALSNDPLGSMAPEITYDINHHASTRLATLSKEAGVGRFVYASTCSVYGAQSGDDLVDEDAPLKPVTPYAISKVRVEDDLAELADADFVPVSMRNATAFGFSPRLRADIVLNNLVGRAVLTNEVTVLSDGTPWRPLAHAEDIAGAVVAALGAPADVVRARAYNVGSEKNNRTVAEIAQAVIDAVPGSTLNITGEAGNDPRSYRVDFSRARKELGFEAGWTIPAGAEQLATEYQARGLTQDSFDNSFTRLAVLNARQKAGELDGSMHVIK, from the coding sequence ATGCGGGTACTGCTCACCGGACATCAGGGCTACCTGGGAACGGTGATGGCACCGCTCCTCGCCGCCGCGGGACACGAGGTCACCGGGCTCGACTCCGGGCTGTTCGCCTCCTGCATCCTGGGTTCGCTGGACACCCCCGACGTCGACGGCTTCGCCACCGACCTGCGGGACGTCACCGCCGACCAGCTCCAGGGCTTCGACGCCGTCGTGCACATGGCCGCGCTGTCGAACGACCCGCTCGGCTCGATGGCACCGGAGATCACCTACGACATCAACCACCACGCGTCCACCCGGCTGGCGACGCTGTCGAAGGAGGCCGGGGTCGGCCGCTTCGTCTACGCGTCGACCTGCTCGGTCTACGGCGCGCAGTCCGGTGACGACCTGGTCGACGAGGACGCCCCGCTGAAGCCGGTCACCCCGTACGCGATCTCCAAGGTCCGGGTGGAAGACGATCTGGCCGAGCTGGCCGACGCCGACTTCGTGCCGGTCTCGATGCGCAACGCGACCGCGTTCGGCTTCTCGCCGCGGCTGCGCGCCGACATCGTCCTGAACAACCTGGTCGGCCGCGCGGTGCTCACCAACGAGGTCACCGTGCTCTCCGACGGCACCCCGTGGCGCCCGCTGGCCCACGCCGAGGACATCGCCGGTGCGGTCGTCGCCGCGCTGGGCGCCCCGGCCGACGTCGTCCGGGCGCGTGCCTACAACGTCGGTTCCGAGAAGAACAACCGGACCGTCGCCGAGATCGCCCAGGCGGTCATCGACGCCGTCCCCGGCTCGACGCTGAACATCACCGGCGAGGCGGGCAACGACCCCCGCTCGTACCGGGTGGACTTCTCCCGTGCCCGCAAGGAGCTCGGCTTCGAGGCCGGCTGGACCATCCCGGCCGGCGCGGAGCAGCTCGCGACCGAGTACCAGGCCCGCGGCCTCACCCAGGACTCGTTCGACAACTCCTTCACCCGCCTCGCGGTGCTGAACGCCCGGCAGAAGGCCGGCGAGCTGGACGGATCGATGCACGTCATCAAGTAG
- a CDS encoding DUF2277 domain-containing protein, translating to MCRNIRTLHNFEPPADADEVQAAALQYVRKISGTAKPSQANAEAFDRAVAAVTAATRELLDGLTTTAPPKDREIEAAKARARAELRYAR from the coding sequence ATGTGCCGGAACATCCGGACACTGCACAACTTCGAGCCGCCCGCCGACGCCGACGAGGTGCAGGCGGCGGCGTTGCAGTACGTCCGCAAGATCTCGGGTACGGCGAAGCCGTCGCAGGCCAACGCCGAGGCGTTCGACCGGGCGGTGGCGGCGGTGACCGCGGCCACCCGGGAGCTCCTGGACGGCCTGACCACCACCGCGCCGCCGAAGGATCGCGAGATCGAGGCGGCCAAGGCGCGCGCCCGCGCGGAGCTGCGCTACGCCCGCTGA
- a CDS encoding phytanoyl-CoA dioxygenase family protein, translated as MITVYLNRRIGDDERRELLFGGDFFLYSDIGGADALADHAKDLIGQAFDGLDPERAQYEMDVDEFIRRVEPLKREFTNGQRTKELCRQFATDLGVDPELTYFDIPRLRVIPADQFLTAGVSYNYKAHRDMWYGHPQQLVNYWTPVFPVVGDNVMSMYTDYFDKPVKNGSNQYDYDEWVSKHRTAAAGEKTTDTRPHPLPLEDFESHGEIRIAGQAGDVFMFSSNHLHASAPNTSDVTRFSYDLRTINLDDVRRGRGPRNVDSGATGTTLGDFLRVSDLAPLDADEFSDALSGS; from the coding sequence TTGATCACGGTCTACCTGAACCGCCGGATCGGCGACGACGAGCGCCGCGAGCTCCTTTTCGGCGGCGACTTCTTCCTCTACTCCGACATCGGCGGCGCCGACGCGCTCGCCGATCATGCCAAGGACCTGATCGGGCAGGCCTTCGACGGCCTGGACCCCGAGCGCGCCCAGTACGAGATGGACGTCGACGAGTTCATCCGGCGGGTCGAGCCGCTCAAGCGCGAGTTCACCAACGGGCAGCGCACGAAGGAACTGTGCCGGCAGTTCGCGACCGATCTCGGCGTCGACCCGGAGCTCACCTACTTCGACATCCCGCGATTGCGGGTCATCCCGGCCGATCAGTTCCTGACCGCCGGGGTCTCCTACAACTACAAGGCGCACCGCGACATGTGGTACGGCCATCCGCAGCAGCTGGTGAACTACTGGACGCCGGTGTTCCCGGTCGTCGGCGACAACGTGATGAGCATGTACACCGACTATTTCGACAAGCCGGTGAAGAACGGATCGAACCAGTACGACTACGACGAATGGGTCAGCAAGCACCGCACCGCCGCGGCCGGGGAGAAGACCACCGACACCCGTCCGCACCCGCTGCCGCTGGAGGACTTCGAGTCGCACGGCGAGATCCGGATCGCCGGCCAGGCCGGTGACGTGTTCATGTTCTCCTCGAACCACCTGCACGCCTCGGCGCCGAACACCTCCGACGTCACCCGGTTCTCCTACGACCTGCGCACCATCAACCTCGATGACGTCCGGCGTGGTCGCGGCCCGCGCAACGTCGACTCCGGCGCGACCGGCACCACGCTCGGAGACTTCCTGCGCGTCTCCGACCTGGCCCCGCTCGACGCCGACGAGTTCTCCGACGCCCTGTCCGGCTCCTGA
- the mfd gene encoding transcription-repair coupling factor gives MSGLLTSALSDAGLRAAVDAARDADTRTTETPAVSVEGPAALRPLLTAGLAGASTVLAVTATDREAEDLAAAVSDLLGHGAALDAAADSVADSAGAPVVVLPSWETLPHEKLSPRPDTVARRLTIFHRLASARTAPRVVVTAARSLIQPVAPGLGGLAPVSLAPGEEHDFEQLLERLVELAYTRAEMVTARGEFAVRGGLLDVFPPTAEHPVRVEFWGDEVSELRAFSVADQRSVGDVDRVVVPACRELLLTGPVRARARALAAEQPETAGLNRNPLRELLEKLSEGIPGEGMESLIPVLVGDPGDPGEPGDLHGEMQQLTDLFPADTRVLLADPERIRTRCADLVRTGQEFLEASWLATGAGGEAPIDVSGSAYRDLTVTLTHATATGRPVIALSPLISGSDEAIVPGVHEIEPYRGDIERALTDLRAHVATGGAAVLVLAGQGTADRSMEQLREAEVPATTVPSLTDVPEKGVVTVTCGRVLNGFTATEIGLVLVSEADLTGSRAGLDAAPRKTTPRRRNAVDLAALQTGDYVVHNQHGIGRFVEMKERTVQGATREYLVLEYASSKRGQPADRLFVPTDALDEISRYVGGEQPAVNKLGGGDWAKTKGRARKAVKDIAAGLVQLYAARQASPGHAFGADTPWQRELEDAFPYTETPDQLTAIDEVKRDMERPVPMDRVISGDVGFGKTEIAVRAAFKAVQDGKQVAVLVPTTLLATQHLSTFAERMRAFPVTVRGLSRFTDAAEGTETIAKLAEGEVDIVVGTHRLLQTGIHYKDLGLVIVDEEQRFGVEHKEHITALRAHVDVLTLSATPIPRTLEMSLAGIREMSAIVTPPEDRHPTLTYVGAYDDKQVTAAIRRELLRDGQVFFVHNRVSSIDRAAKHVQDLVPEARIAVAHGQMNEDLLERTVSAFWHRESDVLVCTTIVENGLDISNANTLIVERSDTLGLSQLHQLRGRVGRGRERGYAYFLFPPEHPLTETAHDRLATIAQHSELGSGAAVAMKDLEIRGAGNILGAEQSGHIAGVGFDLYIRLVGEAVAAFRKQAGGEAGEIEEELPEVRVDLPVDAHVPHDYVDGERLRLEVYRKIAEAPDDAALGAIVEELTDRYGEPPTPVHNLLEVARFRQLCRRLGIREVASAGTQLRIGPMQLPDSAQLRLRRLYPKAQYKAAAQVVTVPKPVQGGRIGGAPVRDVELLAWCAELLAQIVPSSTPVYTAGPAR, from the coding sequence CTGTCCGGTCTGCTCACCTCCGCCCTGTCCGACGCCGGCCTGCGGGCCGCCGTCGATGCCGCCCGCGATGCCGACACCCGCACCACCGAGACCCCGGCGGTGAGCGTCGAGGGTCCGGCGGCACTGCGGCCGCTGCTCACCGCGGGCCTGGCCGGGGCGTCGACCGTGCTGGCCGTGACCGCCACCGACCGGGAGGCCGAGGATCTCGCGGCCGCGGTGTCCGACCTGCTCGGGCACGGTGCGGCGCTGGACGCCGCCGCCGACAGCGTCGCCGACAGCGCCGGGGCCCCGGTGGTCGTGCTGCCGTCATGGGAGACGCTGCCGCACGAGAAGCTGTCGCCCCGGCCGGACACCGTCGCCCGCCGGCTGACGATCTTCCACCGGCTGGCGTCGGCCCGGACCGCACCGCGGGTGGTCGTCACCGCGGCACGCAGCCTGATCCAGCCGGTCGCGCCGGGCCTGGGCGGGCTCGCGCCGGTGTCGCTGGCCCCGGGCGAGGAGCACGACTTCGAGCAGCTGCTGGAACGGCTGGTCGAGCTGGCCTACACCCGCGCCGAGATGGTCACCGCCCGCGGCGAGTTCGCCGTCCGGGGTGGCCTGCTCGACGTGTTCCCGCCGACCGCCGAGCATCCGGTGCGCGTCGAGTTCTGGGGTGACGAGGTGTCCGAGCTCCGCGCGTTCTCGGTCGCCGACCAGCGCTCGGTCGGTGACGTGGACCGGGTGGTCGTCCCGGCGTGCCGGGAGCTGCTGCTCACCGGGCCGGTCCGGGCGCGCGCCAGGGCACTGGCCGCCGAGCAGCCCGAGACGGCAGGCCTGAACCGCAACCCGCTCCGCGAGCTGCTGGAGAAGCTCTCCGAGGGCATCCCCGGCGAGGGCATGGAGTCGCTGATCCCGGTGCTCGTCGGCGACCCCGGCGACCCCGGCGAGCCCGGCGATCTGCACGGCGAGATGCAGCAGCTGACCGACCTGTTCCCGGCCGACACCCGGGTGCTGCTCGCGGACCCGGAGCGGATCCGCACCCGGTGCGCCGATCTGGTGCGCACCGGGCAGGAGTTCCTGGAGGCGTCCTGGCTGGCCACCGGTGCCGGCGGGGAGGCGCCGATCGACGTCTCCGGCTCGGCGTACCGGGACCTCACCGTCACCCTCACGCACGCGACCGCCACCGGGCGGCCAGTGATCGCGCTGTCGCCGCTGATCTCCGGCTCGGACGAGGCGATCGTGCCCGGCGTGCACGAGATCGAGCCCTACCGCGGTGACATCGAGCGGGCGCTGACCGACCTGCGCGCGCACGTCGCCACCGGTGGTGCCGCGGTGCTGGTGCTGGCCGGGCAGGGCACCGCGGACCGCTCGATGGAGCAGCTGCGCGAAGCCGAGGTGCCCGCCACGACGGTGCCGTCGCTGACCGACGTGCCGGAGAAGGGCGTCGTCACCGTCACCTGCGGCCGGGTGCTGAACGGCTTCACCGCCACCGAGATCGGGCTCGTGCTGGTGTCCGAGGCCGATCTCACCGGCAGTCGCGCCGGGCTGGACGCGGCGCCCCGCAAGACCACCCCGCGCCGGCGCAATGCGGTCGATCTCGCGGCGCTGCAGACCGGCGACTACGTGGTGCACAACCAGCACGGCATCGGGCGCTTCGTGGAGATGAAGGAGCGGACCGTCCAGGGCGCCACCCGGGAGTACCTGGTGCTGGAGTACGCGTCGTCCAAGCGCGGCCAGCCCGCGGACCGGCTGTTCGTGCCCACCGACGCGCTCGACGAGATCAGCCGCTACGTCGGCGGTGAGCAGCCGGCGGTCAACAAGCTGGGTGGCGGCGACTGGGCGAAGACCAAGGGGCGCGCGCGCAAGGCGGTCAAGGACATCGCGGCCGGGCTGGTGCAGCTCTACGCCGCCCGTCAGGCGTCCCCGGGGCACGCCTTCGGTGCCGACACCCCGTGGCAGCGGGAGCTGGAGGACGCGTTCCCCTACACCGAGACGCCCGACCAGCTGACCGCGATCGACGAGGTCAAGCGGGACATGGAGCGCCCGGTGCCGATGGACCGGGTGATCTCCGGTGACGTCGGGTTCGGCAAGACCGAGATCGCGGTCCGGGCGGCGTTCAAGGCGGTGCAGGACGGCAAGCAGGTCGCCGTGCTGGTGCCGACCACGCTGCTGGCGACCCAGCACCTGTCGACGTTCGCCGAGCGGATGCGCGCCTTCCCGGTGACGGTGCGCGGACTGTCCCGGTTCACCGACGCGGCGGAGGGCACGGAGACGATCGCGAAGCTCGCCGAGGGCGAGGTCGACATCGTCGTCGGCACCCACCGCTTGCTGCAGACCGGGATCCACTACAAGGACCTCGGCCTGGTGATCGTCGACGAGGAGCAGCGCTTCGGTGTCGAGCACAAGGAGCACATCACCGCGCTGCGGGCGCACGTCGACGTGCTCACGCTGTCCGCGACGCCGATCCCGCGGACCCTGGAGATGAGCCTCGCCGGCATCCGCGAGATGTCCGCGATCGTGACCCCGCCCGAGGACCGGCACCCCACCCTGACCTACGTCGGCGCCTACGACGACAAGCAGGTCACCGCCGCGATCCGCCGCGAGCTGCTGCGCGACGGCCAGGTGTTCTTCGTGCACAACCGGGTCTCCTCGATCGACCGGGCCGCGAAGCACGTGCAGGACCTGGTGCCCGAGGCCCGGATCGCGGTGGCGCACGGCCAGATGAACGAGGACCTGCTCGAGCGCACCGTCAGCGCGTTCTGGCATCGCGAGTCCGACGTGCTGGTGTGCACCACGATCGTGGAGAACGGGCTCGACATCTCCAACGCCAACACGTTGATCGTCGAGCGCTCCGACACCCTCGGGCTCTCCCAGCTGCACCAGCTGCGCGGCCGGGTGGGCCGCGGCCGGGAGCGCGGCTACGCCTACTTCCTGTTCCCGCCCGAGCACCCGCTCACCGAGACCGCGCACGACCGGCTGGCGACGATCGCCCAGCACTCCGAGCTGGGCTCGGGCGCTGCCGTGGCGATGAAGGACCTGGAGATCCGGGGCGCCGGGAACATCCTCGGCGCCGAGCAGAGCGGGCACATCGCGGGCGTCGGTTTCGATCTCTACATCCGGCTGGTCGGCGAGGCGGTGGCGGCGTTCCGCAAGCAGGCGGGCGGCGAGGCCGGGGAGATCGAGGAGGAGCTGCCCGAGGTCCGGGTCGATCTCCCGGTCGACGCGCACGTGCCGCACGACTACGTCGACGGCGAGCGGCTCCGGCTGGAGGTCTACCGCAAGATCGCCGAGGCGCCCGACGACGCGGCGCTGGGCGCGATCGTGGAGGAGCTGACCGACCGCTACGGCGAGCCGCCGACCCCGGTGCACAACCTGCTCGAGGTGGCCCGGTTCCGGCAGCTCTGCCGGCGGCTCGGGATCCGCGAGGTCGCCTCCGCCGGGACGCAGCTGCGGATCGGCCCGATGCAGCTCCCGGACTCGGCGCAGCTGCGGCTGCGGCGGCTCTACCCGAAGGCGCAGTACAAGGCGGCCGCGCAGGTCGTCACGGTGCCGAAGCCGGTGCAGGGCGGGCGGATCGGTGGTGCGCCGGTGCGCGACGTGGAGCTGCTGGCCTGGTGTGCCGAGCTGCTGGCGCAGATCGTGCCGTCGTCCACCCCGGTGTACACGGCGGGGCCCGCCCGCTGA
- a CDS encoding ATP-binding protein, with the protein MIRTLPVGDAGTTRFLDRRGRRYAASARAVVGILSVGLAPFAGPPAGPWLCAAVAVAFAGWNLVHLHWARTARPAGAGRIDPLVVAALGLAQPWLVDPELVVLQLSWVSVVVSFTAITVQWYRPPLAGAVIAVLLTAAYLGGCLLSGIGLAEALLAGGGAWMPVGALLSRLLRVLVARAGRDADALLADRFARERIAATESARRTEQRRHWAAVHDTAAGTLLMVGLGEVSGREPWLPGQLDRDIATLEDPSGGPAPSLARTVARSRVRVHPEPAPSYPELPAHALTALDGAVGEVLENVRRHAGTGAARLRLHPRDGGVRIEITDDGGGFDPAAVPRGRIGLRASVAGRMAGAGGRATVLSAPGRGTTVLLDWPDPDPDPTTATATATATATDTGPAAVTATGPVAAADPAAAAVRDPAAARTVVPGRTPDPETPAPRLLRGLRLAQSLVVLIVIGVFCLGNLLATVELYPVPWTAWIWFAGIAAVALADLALVRADRFWGAARLPAAAFVLLMSFGATLSLPADELVRPAHWTLGVTGFLGVLLFCDRPLRRTVGFIAVHVALMAGVLVVRGRADPATLVEFGIVVVGVEGLHLAVALGAVALRTVATEATAAAAARADVVTGEEVAQRVHGDREQRYAALRAGVLPLLRALRDGSESPADPDVRHRAAIESARLRRLFAGADDGGGALVGELAALVESAERRGLVVRFAVAAPASEPPAPVRRVLIGHADAMLLAATGTARVALHDDDGEIVLSVLAELGPGHTPWTAPGDAAGVRTAILEHEGRTWLEVRWQQRSPR; encoded by the coding sequence ATGATCCGGACACTGCCGGTCGGGGACGCCGGGACCACGCGGTTCCTGGACCGCCGCGGCCGCCGGTACGCGGCGTCCGCGCGGGCCGTCGTCGGGATCCTCTCGGTGGGCCTCGCGCCGTTCGCCGGGCCACCCGCCGGGCCGTGGCTCTGCGCCGCGGTCGCGGTCGCCTTCGCCGGGTGGAACCTCGTCCACCTGCACTGGGCGCGCACCGCGCGCCCGGCCGGTGCCGGCCGGATCGATCCGCTGGTGGTCGCGGCACTGGGCCTGGCGCAGCCGTGGCTGGTCGATCCGGAACTCGTCGTGCTGCAGCTCAGCTGGGTGTCGGTGGTGGTGTCCTTCACCGCGATCACGGTGCAGTGGTACCGGCCCCCACTCGCCGGTGCGGTGATCGCGGTACTGCTCACCGCCGCCTACCTGGGCGGCTGCCTGCTCTCCGGGATCGGCCTCGCGGAGGCGCTGCTGGCCGGGGGCGGCGCCTGGATGCCGGTCGGCGCGTTGCTGTCCCGGCTGCTCCGGGTCCTGGTCGCCCGGGCCGGCCGGGACGCCGACGCGCTGCTGGCCGATCGCTTCGCCCGGGAGCGCATCGCGGCGACCGAGTCGGCCCGGCGGACCGAGCAGCGCCGGCACTGGGCCGCCGTGCACGACACCGCCGCCGGGACCCTGCTGATGGTCGGGCTGGGCGAGGTGAGTGGCCGGGAGCCGTGGCTGCCGGGCCAGCTCGACCGGGACATCGCGACCCTGGAGGACCCGTCCGGCGGGCCCGCGCCGTCGCTGGCCCGCACCGTGGCCCGGTCCCGGGTGCGGGTGCATCCCGAGCCGGCGCCGTCCTATCCGGAACTGCCGGCGCACGCGCTCACCGCGCTGGACGGCGCCGTCGGCGAGGTGCTGGAGAACGTCCGGCGGCACGCCGGGACCGGCGCCGCCCGGCTCCGGCTGCACCCGCGCGACGGCGGCGTCCGGATCGAGATCACCGACGACGGCGGCGGGTTCGATCCGGCGGCAGTGCCGCGCGGACGCATCGGGTTGCGGGCGTCGGTGGCCGGACGGATGGCGGGCGCGGGGGGCCGGGCGACGGTGCTGTCCGCGCCCGGCCGCGGCACCACGGTGCTGCTCGACTGGCCGGACCCGGACCCGGACCCGACCACAGCCACAGCCACAGCCACAGCCACAGCTACAGACACAGGTCCGGCCGCAGTCACGGCCACAGGTCCGGTCGCAGCCGCAGACCCGGCCGCAGCAGCAGTCAGAGACCCAGCCGCAGCCCGGACCGTCGTGCCCGGCCGCACCCCGGATCCGGAGACACCGGCGCCACGGTTGCTGCGCGGGTTGCGGCTCGCGCAGTCGCTGGTCGTGCTGATCGTGATCGGGGTGTTCTGCCTGGGGAACCTGCTCGCGACGGTGGAGCTGTACCCGGTGCCGTGGACGGCCTGGATCTGGTTCGCCGGCATCGCCGCGGTCGCGCTCGCCGACCTGGCCCTGGTGCGGGCGGACCGCTTCTGGGGCGCGGCCCGGCTGCCCGCCGCGGCGTTCGTGCTGCTCATGTCGTTCGGGGCGACGCTGTCGCTGCCCGCCGATGAGCTCGTCCGGCCCGCGCACTGGACGCTCGGGGTGACCGGCTTCCTCGGGGTGCTGCTGTTCTGCGACCGGCCACTGCGCCGGACCGTCGGGTTCATCGCGGTGCACGTCGCCCTGATGGCGGGTGTGCTCGTGGTCCGGGGCCGCGCCGACCCGGCCACCCTGGTCGAGTTCGGCATCGTCGTGGTCGGGGTGGAGGGACTGCACCTGGCGGTCGCGCTCGGGGCGGTGGCGCTGCGCACGGTCGCGACCGAGGCGACCGCTGCGGCGGCAGCGCGGGCGGACGTCGTCACCGGGGAGGAGGTCGCGCAGCGGGTACACGGCGACCGGGAGCAGCGCTACGCGGCGCTGCGGGCCGGTGTGCTGCCGCTGCTGCGCGCCCTGCGGGACGGCTCGGAATCCCCCGCCGATCCGGACGTGCGGCACCGGGCCGCGATCGAGTCCGCCCGGCTGCGACGGCTGTTCGCCGGTGCCGACGACGGTGGCGGTGCGCTCGTCGGTGAGCTGGCGGCGCTCGTCGAGTCGGCGGAGCGCCGCGGCCTGGTCGTGCGGTTCGCCGTCGCGGCGCCCGCGTCCGAGCCGCCGGCCCCGGTTCGCCGGGTGCTGATCGGGCACGCGGACGCGATGCTGCTCGCCGCGACCGGCACCGCCCGGGTGGCCCTGCACGACGACGACGGGGAGATCGTCCTGTCGGTGCTCGCCGAACTCGGCCCCGGACACACACCGTGGACCGCACCCGGTGACGCGGCCGGAGTGCGTACCGCGATCCTGGAGCACGAAGGACGTACCTGGTTGGAGGTCCGATGGCAGCAGCGGTCACCGCGGTGA